The following is a genomic window from Homalodisca vitripennis isolate AUS2020 chromosome 5, UT_GWSS_2.1, whole genome shotgun sequence.
ttacttatgggttggatattttacttaattttggtAAAAGTTAtcgattttaaaacattgttggaTTACAtagttttctatattattttgtataacaatatgttttttttttttatctgcatCACTATTTAGAAAAagttatttgtacaaaattacgTTTTAGGCTTACCAGAGATGAATGATTCATTTTTACTGAGGTTTTTACATGCTCGTAAAATGAAAGTTGAAGAAAGCTTCAAGTTGCTTTGTAACTACCATGAATACAGGAAAGAGCACCCAGCTTTGTTTGAAAACATGACATTAAATGATACTTTGATTCAACAAGCCTTGTATGATGGTTTCCCTGGGGTGTTGGCCAATAGAGACaggtattataatatttattatctttacttaGTACTAGTAGATAGATATgcatgtgttttgttttttttttaattaatagttactTGGTACTTATATAGTTGGTATGTTGAAAGTAATAGGGAGCTGCTTTCCCAATTACCTGTCTATTGTTAGTTACAACATTGAATATctcaaataaaagaataatagttaaatttaggGTATTATAGATTAACACTTCATCTGCAAGTTGAAATATTCCATATCATCTTGACTATGTCAATTAACATATTAGATAtagaataatgataataataacattgaataCTATACTGTGGAGCTCCGCCGTAGCCATTTCCTGTTACATCCTATGCCATAAAATAAGGAAGACCAAGTAAAATTATTGGTATTGTGACAAGTATTCTATAACAAAACAACCACGTAGTAGGAAACCCAATAACCCAACTAACAAAGCGAGAAGTGGAGATAAAGATGCTAGTTTGGCTTTTTGTACATTCAGTGGTTTTGATTAGGTAATCATCTCTTCttcacataacaattttatttatttaagtgtatttacATTAGCTTGGATAAAATAATCTCCAATTAACTTCATAACAATTTAGCGTATCAACTACAATCAAAACAaacgtaacaaatttaataacaagGATCACTGCTGCAAATAAAATCATCATAACAAGTCATGTTTTAAATCtgtacacttaaaataaataaaactcatatttttgtaaagaattcaTTCTGCAGAAAACTCTCAGTAGTGCACTATGTAAAATAAGTACAGATGTCATACTAAAATTATCAGTCTGACAACTGTGAAGGCCATGGagaataaaacaatgtaatggaACTGAATACATAACTCAGCAGTTCTAGTAAACGGAAGAAACTTTTTAATTGGTAACATGGTAAGAAGATCCTTAAAAATGGTTATTAGAATTTTTGGTAATTTTCAGGAATACTAAAAGCTTGGCATCTGTACAACATTTCTTATTCCcccctattaacaaaattacttatacaatattaatgataattgttcagatttaaaaaaatctcaatacAACTCTTTTGTCCAATACCGACTCATACTGGCTAATGGAATTTTCCGATCTTGTCATTATCTAATCACTGAATGTTTATATACTGATTTGCTGCAATGTGTTATTGGCtgattctatattttaaaatcatttgcttTTTACTgcttataacacacacacacattggacttgaaaatttataaaaaataataattataatattgtgtgTTATGTTGTATTCtgacatacaaatatttactagtaCCTCCTTCATTCTAGTATTAGGTAGCTCAAACTGTCTTCTTTGCACTTTTATTTGAGTTGAAAATTTGCTTATATTACAAGATtcacttgaaaataaaacattataaatgataTGATTAATGATTGTCACATATCAGATAAACTCAGTAAACactgaaattttattattgcCATTAGTATACAGTATTTGCACATGAAATaccaaattctaattttatttgatgtttttcTTCACACGTTTGTGTTGGACTATACCAATAATTAAAGTATAGGAATTATAATTTGAAGTTAAGTTTATCTATTCTAATAACTAATCATGTGTGTTTCTACAGAAGAGGGCGTTGTGTATTGGTCTTCTTTTGTAATCATTGGGATCACTCAAACTATTCTCTAGAAGTGATTTATCGATCATTACTGTTGACACTGGACCGCTTACTGGAACACGAAGAGAATCAAGTCAATGGTTTTGTGTTTATTGTGGACTGGACAGATTTCTCATTGAGACAGTCGACAAACATCAGTCCGAGAGTGATGAAAGCCATGATCGAAGGTCTGCAAGATTGCTTTCCCGCTCGGTTTAAAGGAGTACATTTTGTAAATCAGCCTTGGTACGTTGAGGCTGTATTAATGTTTGCTAAGCCTTTCCTTAAAGAAAAAACCAAAGAGAAGGTACTTACTCaagttttcattttgaaataattttattataacaaaattattaagtaattaatttcaaatatacggacttataaaataactgttataaatgtgAATCCACGAACTAAATATGTTAATTCATTGATCAATTGTATCAAGACAAATGatgagaaattaaattataaaatttacatatttaaatgattttattaaaattgtgacAGAATATGTAATTAAGAGTTAtcattatactaaattataattgtaatggggcacgtatttttttaatagaaggtAGGAAAGATAATTAggtttaagttaatttataattaatgtttttgattattaacataaattaaatacctaatgtaattttttaaacattttatcacaaTGTATCTTTCAGATTTTCTTGTACGGCAACAACTTGTCGGCATTACATGAAGTTTTGAATGCAGACATACTGCCGGCAGAGTTGGGAGGAGAATTGTCTACGTACAAGCCTACTCTTTGGGCTGACCAGATGATACATCCGGACACTGCACCTAAACTGTCTGACAAGTAATTATTTCCATTTCTGGTATCAGTCAGTTATAATCGGTGATACATGGTACTCTAAGAAAGCTCTTATGACTTGAAGAATTTTGTGATGTTTAACGTGTAGCCTTTTTTATTAAGAGAGTAAAATTTATGGCATGTTACAAATTATTGGGTAGTGAAAGTGTTCTACTgaaattattgtttctatttatacaGAGATGGTTATTCCAGACAATCATGAGGGTTTCAAGGGAACCAAAGCTATAGTGATCTGTTTAAAGTATAAATGAGGATTAGTTGGAAATAGGATAGTTGTCCCTTCAACATGGGAGTATATGGgggtaacatatatatatatatatatataatttcaataaacattgaatcacaaaaagtacttgctccaccgggactcgaacccggatctctcacttgccgggtgaatgtgctaccattacatggCACAAAGATGGAATCATTTATCCTCTATTTATTGAAACAGAAAATCTTGAAATAGATCTGACAGTCGCCAATAGGAATTGTTGAAATTGTTCAGTGTAGCATAGTCTGTCTATATAAAATGTGAGATTCTTGTGAAACTACTGCAGCATGGTGAGTTTGCAGACCTTGACTATTATGTGAAATTATGTTGAAGGGTTAATAAACTTCATAATATAGTCCAAGTACCTTCAGTCCACTTTTACCAGTTTTTATCAGTTTGCGccatctataaaatatatgtcactTGCTATGTATGgctctttcaaaattttattctgaagaaAGAAAGCAACGTTAAACTCATATCCTATGTGAAGAAACaggtgtaaaatatatttagaatcaGTATTGTTCAACAGAATTTCCAAATGTCATGCTGTAGATATAGTTTAAAGAGTCCAATATACCTGGGCCATATAGCACTACACTCTTAATTTAACTGTTGATGATTCAGATATAGGAATATATCAACAAACTTGATCTCTTATGCGAATAATAAAAAATGCTGCTACCTAAAACAGAACCACCCGTCAAGCATGttggtaattattttgttaatagcaGTGCTCAATGTTGCAGTCACTTGGCTTTACATTGGCATATTTTatgtaagttaaatttattaaaataatgtagtaatagacatttgttcaataaaaatacaactattttaaatttggaacctacaggtttaaaaaaaattaaaattaaaagaatttctcTGTGTAGGTTGGAAAATAGAAAATAAGAATGACTGAAAATTAGGTAAGAAAAAACACAATGAGTTATGGAGCTATGAAGAACACCTTATAGACCTTGTACATGAGATTCGAAGAAAATAGGATAAGGGAAATAAATCTTTTAAGGAGTTGAAAGAAGAAAAGAggttgaaacatttaaaataaaaattttattaacatacaGAGTGGGCCATAAGTCACTTGACACAACCAGTCCCTCAGTATCAATTTAACTCTAGTTGTAACCTGTCAGATGTTACAACAAAACAGTATTAGGTTATGTTTGAGTTATGTTGAAGTTAGCATCTTGTCAGAAGTGGTTTCGGTAgattaagttttctaaataattaagtaatttagaGAAACCAAGGGATCTGCAACAATTAAGAGAACGTATTTGAAGAATTATCTACCAAATGAATCACTGACACCATATGCGCTTCTGtgcttaaaatatgttacatgtttatagaaaataatgGAGGACACTTTGAACATTTACTTTAGGTATGTGTATGTTATTTGGTATgacaattacaattataaacatttatatttttaacatatacttaataataaattaatacttaccaTCGCAATGCATTTTTGTCAagtgacttatggcccaccctgtatgTGTAATCtatcattataaaatttctttCGTTATGTAGCTGATTGTAATTAACAGGTTACTGGTGTGTACAATTCATTTtcttataatgtttgttttgtttttccagAGAGTATGGGAAGATATATTCTGATGGAAATTAAAGTCTGGAACTTAGTAACACTAATGGATCTATAAAAAAAAGACAAATGTTGTTAAATGACTACTTTTGGATCTGCTGGAACTACAAGTATTAATCACAGTATAGATTTTGTAATGTGtaggtaaataattttatgatctATTAGCTACTTGTTTtttaactacatattttaaattggatCTTTATACAAGTATTATGATATATACCGTCCATgtattatgtatttgaaatagCTTCTGAAATAAGCTAACTctccattttattttcatacactaaaatatttttgtgtataaatttttTAGTACATGGAGTTTTAacattaagtaatacaaaaagCTGGGATAGTATTATGGTgaagtttataaactaataatttattttacttcgcTGTCATTACtatgttatttgaaaataagaATCTTGCATGTAGTAATTAGCAAAGATTGTTGATAGAAATAAGTATTATTACTTAATTCTTTTAATGttgtcattttagttttattaaaataatattttacaagttgtCTCGTacgattacaaaatatataagtttataaaatcacTGGGGAAATAAAGAATATTCCAGTTTtgatatttactatataaatatctACTCATGCTAATGTTAACAACATTAATTACTGAAGGACTAGTTTTGTCCTATTTTACTGAATTATCTGCTTCAGTTATCagcataaatgttattttaaagtagctgaaattaaagtaataatcaaCACCTTAAGAtagaaatatgtaaacaaaaacataagATACAACTTTTGACTGTGTGTAATACTTTAATAGTTACCATTTCTGTTGTTTGCTGCTAGATAGTGCACAACCAAAACGTTTCAATCAGGAACAGATTTTAGCATTGGATGATATACGTATCTGCTTATAGACTGTTTCAAATCAAAGATGAGTATAAAATCTACTTACAAAGAGAGGTGTTAGATATATAATTTGTCACATTTATGAGAttttccagttcaggaattatGTAGGTTTAAGGAATTATTACGTCTACACGATCGTAAAAGTATTCTTGAAATAAATGACATTGTGGACATTACAATATCCATTACACTATCATACATGAGTATTTGAGGAAAATTGtcagaaataaatacattgattttgcaaaattaatttaaagattattatattaagaaattgtTAATCATTTCACAAAAAGCCATgttgcagattttattttcaagtaactTAAACActgtttcacaaaaaaaatttctttaccAATTTAATTGGGGCAgagtgtttttaatattgtactaGAAAACTGCTGTAAAGATGAAATGAGAAATTATtggtaatgaattaattaaaatgaagctAAAGGGATGTTTTCGGATTTGAATTAGGCTcccaatatttaaacataataccTAATTTCAATTATACCTGGAACCCTCCAAAGATGAAAAATTAACAGTGTTTTACTATTCAGATATTTATCTTTGGCAATTGGAaacaaaaatccaaaataaaacaaaatttatagtaCATTATAAAATCTAGATGCATTGTTGGGTTATTccaaaaaaatggaaattttctgTCCCCAGCTTGTTGGTAACTAGCAACCAGAGATTATGCATCGTAGTATAGATTAGTGCAGCAAATCGTACTATAAAAAACTTGAATATGTCAAACTTTGTAGGGTTCTAAGTGTGAAGGAATGTATGCTGGAAAATATTTTGCAGAACAAAAAGTCTTATTTTAATGTTGACAGTCaatattcatacaaatttgtCAATATGTTTTCAGAAGCACCTTGCCCATTTTACTTTAAGCAAATctaagttaattacatttattgttattaattattgtattttaatttataagataaggtttatcttcaatattttaaaaatttagttttaaaagtgagGTTGTTTTGTTATGGTATGTGAGTTTCCTCAAGAATCcgagataaattataaaaactataaactagGTATAGGTGTATAAAGATGTGGAATTCATTTTCACCATCACATAGTTAAATATAGAGATCATATAtcagatttattaaatatagtgttCATGATTCATTTGTAGAAGAGTGACAAAGTATCTTTTTGGAGAAGATTTCCTTGAAATTCAATCAATCTTATGCTCTTGAACTAAAATAATCCTACATCATCAATCAAGTATAAcctgttttaaaagcaatttatgGCTTGTGAATAGATACATTGGGGCATTATATTACTTACCATACTACAATCCTTCTCTTTcgcaaaaatattcttatagagttttcagtttaaattataaatatgaatttaatggGTAAAAccacttaataattttttaatgtatggaaTTGTTCTTAGTTATTATTCAggaaagtattgtttgtaataattaaaaaataatatagttttcagtttaaaattggtgaggttttattgaataaagaatataagcCATACTTTAGCTATACAGTAATATGGATTCAGTAACACTTATGGATTATGTAGAAACTACAGAATATTTGCAGTTAATATTTGTCGCTATGGTTAATTTCCTGGCTCTTCTCTTTGTGTCAATCTAAGTTTGGATTATGTAGAAACTACAGAATATTTGCAGTTAATATTTGTCGCTATGGTTAATTTCCTGGCTCTTCTCTTTGTGTCAATCTAAGTTTGGATTATGTAGAAACTACAGAATATTTGCAGTTAATATTTGTCGCTATGGTTAATTTCCTGGCTCTTCTCTTTGTGTCAATCTAAGTTTGGATTATGTAGAAACTAAAGAATATTTGCAGTTAATATTTGTCGCTATGGTTAATTTCCTGGTTCTTCTCTTTGTGTCAATCTAAGTTTGGATTATGTAGAAACTACAGAATATTTGCAGTTAATATTTGTCGCTATGGTTAATTTCCTGGTTCTTCTCTTTGTGTCAATCTAAGTTTGGATTATTTAGAAACTACAGAATATTTGCAGTTAATATTTGTCGCTATGGTTAATTTCCTGGTTCTTCTCTTTGTGTCAATCTAAGTTTGGATTATGTAGAAACTACAGAATATTTGCAGTTAATATTTGTCGCTATGGTTAATTTCCTGGCTCTTCTCTTTGTGTCAATCTAAGTTCAGAATAGTTGTTACACATTAAAGTATGTCATACTCAcacttcaaaatcaataaaaatccaaaattccATCCAGTGTAAAACTTACAAGGTTATTTgctttatgtacaaataaaaaatagatgTGGTTAACATGCAATCAGTCTTAAGTCTGAAAATGGCCTATCAAGTTTACTCTTACACTGGCAACCAACAATATAAtgtcaatttaattaattctgtagTAGCATTTGAGGTAATGTCAATCCAACTCGCCACTGaccaccactatttatataccatttcaaaccgaaagaattgctgatttcaatggtgaaatttgttttgctgttttggcaGCAGTGTTGTCCTCGTGACAACATGAAACTTTTGATCTGTACAGAACGATCGTCAACATGTAGCCATCTTGAAACGAGTTAGTTGTTTTTATGGTGCTTTTATTccgttataaaaatgtatttattttgcaaaataatgttaattagttattaaaaagttatttacggatatttttaaatagacatgTAGTGTTTCGTATAGTAATTTTGTGGTTTTTATATGTGATATGTTGTAATTATAAAGCCTATTTAAATCTAGGCTAATATGCAGTGAATTGAAAGTGTTCAGGAGCTATAATGTTAGTGAAATATAATAGGTATGATTTATTATGTTGATTTATAGCTTGTTTTAGCCTCTCATTTCAATAATATCCCAAAATTTTGCTGATAGATCGTCTAACATTTGAGAACTTGTCTCAGACAACCTGGGTCTTGACAGTAACACCTAGGTTCCTTTTTATGCTTTCTGCAACTCCAAACTAAGTCAGTAtttagttattgtaaaatgtgtacAAAGTCAGTGAAATATCGCCATATCAAAATTTACCTAAGTAGAAaccttttattaatataaaaacctgTCACTTtcaaagaaacaacatttttttaattggttattaattaattaattatttttagtgcaTACAGATTTcagatttgttatatatttgaaaaacaattaattgtaggaattttatattttgtaaatttttaaaataattgtaactaaagtaataaaattagcCTTTTAATTTCACACTCAAGCAGAATCTACAGTTGTGTGCTAGGaccttattaaacagaataaaacGAGGATTGGAACTATATAGGGTGGAAATTACTAAATAGTGTTTTAATCAATAGAAAGGATGTGACCACAAACTATCTTTTAGCTCTAGCTAAAAGTCAAGGCTTTTTAACATTTCAGCCAATGGCTCTCCCACTTACAAAAAAGGAAATGAGAGCTTGATTGAAACGTTATGCTTAGCCCATTATTAACAGCAAgttattacaaaaagaaataaaatgtatccaatggaaaagttttttattctatAGAAATGTCAAAGaagtaaatttgtaacaattgCATTAGAAAGAGATGAAGATAAACATGTGGTGACATAAACATCTGTCAGAAAGTGACTAAGTAACATTGGTGATATTAGAAAATAGCCAAACATTCTTTATATGCTGGATAATCTTCATATACATATACCAAAAATGTAACTTTGTTAGTTCTAGGCAGAAGAGCTgtagattattaattataatttacagtattattaatattattttgtgattattattatgttgttaaaagaataatatcatgtgtaatttttaaaatgaataaaaattttgtcattaaaaaaaattgtatatgttatatatttggCCAAAACGAGTTTAATTAGttagaattattacaaaattaatagaaaatcaTTTAAATGCTTAGCTGGGATATGTTATGAACCATTAATTATGGTACCTATTACATACtttatataacagaaatatgtATACAGTATTGTGATTATTATATTGAATTGCAGTAATCCAATAGTAAAGAAAGCCATGAACAATGTAAACACCAAACTCTGTGTATCCCAATGATATGTAAAGTTGTATGTTACTtcatattatatactttatcgtACTACTGTTGTTACTTATTGTTAATTCATGTTATacggtttattattatatgtgttgttcatttaaatgttgtttgtaaAGTACAGCCACTGCTATTCTCATTACAACAGGGAAAATATTGGGAAGAGCATTAATGCATGGAAATGAACAGAAGTGAAACATTGGTATTAGAACATATTAACTCGTTTGATCCTGTACATATATCTGGACGTCAAAGATATCTGCATAAAATCCCAACGCCCgtacaaacaaacattcacaagttaattttgtttgtttatgttgtctGTGTTTATATTGcaacttaaaaaactataatttacataaaatgaattcaatatgtgtatatatatatatatatatatatatatatatatttaacaatatgaTTTTACTCtccaaataacacataataaaagaaaaggacaatttacagttttattacaatttcaacacAGGcactaaacaataaacaacccAAACTGACGAAGTTTTTTCCATCTGGTAATCAACAACCTACACAATGGTTGCTTTTGAAACAGATGTCTCAGGATGACTACAGACCTATGACGACTACATATGTAATCAAACAGTATTACAGATCATTGGCTTTCGTTTGGTATAAATAacattagtaaaatatgttttatgtcatTTACAGCAAAATAAAATTCATCTGTTTTCTgactgtttgtatttatataaaaaagacataattttaaaatctgttaaattaaaacaaaactccaACATAACAACACTCAACTGACCATAATTGCTCCAGAATTGGAATTTTTCAAAGTTACTAAACTCCATCAATGCAACTGGTCAACTACCGTAAATCTtgacttttacaaattattgtcatTTTTCTTTTACTATTGTAGCCAAATAAAGAAAGGTCAGTTACGATTTATATGCGAAAACGAAAGTTCCATCTTTTCATTGATATGTGTCAGGATGCAACGAAGCCTTAAACAGTAAATCAACTCCCtgtaactgtataaataaaagatCAAGACaaccaattattttatattgtttgatttattgtaagttttgGTCCTGTTATCAAATATTATGTGATATGCAGTGCTCAGTGttcatagatttaaaaaaaccaaattaaaaaagttaatatagttATACATCCATTCTATTGACTATCCTAAGCTGAATTTCAGCAGCAGATGTTTATTCAATCGCATACAAAAGACAAAATGAAAGTTGTTGTTCATTCTAGATTTATATCATTAATCCTGCATAGTAAAACATAATCTTTCACAAGGAAGCTGTTATGTGCATTCCAAGTCCAATGTTTCCTCCCATGCTACACGAAAAACAAAACAtagttatttcaacttcaatttgGCATTTAAATCATTTAGTTATCTTATATAGTGTTTAAGTAATGGCCATTCAAAATTCTGATATTCATTTTCAGAGAccctatatataataatacataatatgtacAAGTTTCCCTTCAGTTTGTCTTTCTTTTTTTACCTCCAGCTTTcagtaattcttttaaataatactaatgtacAGAGACAATTTTAAGTGATCTGTTCATCAAACATGCTGGCTGTACTTTTACAGGTATTAATTTTATAGGGGAATGGTTAATTTTATACTGaattagttttagttatattttatagttctcatattatttttttcaaagtcaATATCCCTCGCacagttctttttgtttgttagACTTAGTTTTGTCACAGGATGTGttatttgcatttatttgttttgatctgtgaataaagtgttataatttgttcattttcTAGCATTGTTGTGATAGTCTATaaacgtttattataattttcttacaaataGACTTCTTAATATACTGTGATAATATTAATCCCTTCTTCCtagtatttttacttattaatgtTTGTAGTGCTTTTTGTTGATAGTATTCAAGTCCATTCAATACTTTTGTACTTAGTATGcctattgcaaaaaatatatatttttaaaataaaataaaggttttacaACATAAAGAGAGCCTTTCTTTCATTCACAAAGAACTATTGTGTACGATAAGGATCTTGACCCTGAATCCCCATTCCTCCTGGTTTTGGTTATTCACTTCTACTGAGGGAGCCAGTTAGCGCGAACCACGGAATATTCGTGTATGTAGCGCCATTCCCATCACCTACCAACAACCCCCCTCACCTCACGACCAAgtacagaattaaaataaaaaagaactgtttactaaaatttttataatttaacaagtaacctttattatattgtaaaatatttgtactgttcAATTACCTGTGTCTTGTTATTGAAGCTCTTCCACACCTGACATATACTCTTTAGCTTCAGATTTATCTTCGCATTCTGAATCGGTTGAATAATCTTTGTCACTGAACTCCACTCccaaatttattacaaacgaTTCTCTACAACTCTCGAGGGTTTCATGACTTCCAATAAACCCCTGTTCATGTTTCTTTATGTTTCCACAGTATTTCTTCCAatcttttacagaaatattttcaaattttctctGGGTAgatttttaacattacaattttataagttaCATTGTTTGCAGCAACCCATTTTTTGACATCTGTCCAGATTAGCTAGCATTAAGCTCTGGATGATAAGGAGGCAGTTTTAAAATGTCATGTccatgtttgtttattatttttatatgcagGCT
Proteins encoded in this region:
- the LOC124362765 gene encoding clavesin-1-like, which produces MAEYCDFEWAGYRVPRSPSSAPYTPTKELPLEKEEALKVLKNKVSQHEGLPEMNDSFLLRFLHARKMKVEESFKLLCNYHEYRKEHPALFENMTLNDTLIQQALYDGFPGVLANRDRRGRCVLVFFCNHWDHSNYSLEVIYRSLLLTLDRLLEHEENQVNGFVFIVDWTDFSLRQSTNISPRVMKAMIEGLQDCFPARFKGVHFVNQPWYVEAVLMFAKPFLKEKTKEKIFLYGNNLSALHEVLNADILPAELGGELSTYKPTLWADQMIHPDTAPKLSDKEYGKIYSDGN